The following are from one region of the Deltaproteobacteria bacterium genome:
- a CDS encoding sigma-54-dependent Fis family transcriptional regulator — MEKRPVILVVDDEGYTRKLLSKLLGSLGYDVLTAVDGPEALRKFEASVADLVMLDQRMPGMDGLTVLRRIKELDPAVAVIMMTGYGTVEEAVKAMKLGAYDYLAKPFDNVDEVELTVKRALKDKFLSDENRYLKERLDESLSFDAVVGRSKAMRRIIDLIKKVAPLDSTVLLHGETGTGKELIAQTIHQNSPRASRRFVAVNCGSLSESLLESTLFGYEKGAFTGAVKTTTGYFEAADGGTLFLDEITGTSLKLQTSLLRVLQEREFTRLGDTVRRKTDFRLITAANVPMEEEIAAGRFREDLYYRINVIPIEIPPLRERREDIALLARYFLDRFREKLGKDVGPFTAGALAAMEAYEWRGNVRELENMVERVVALKGSGPIDAADLPPHVTGRGGAQDAAAPESYSAMPFQEAKETFERLYIEDVLKRVDGNVSKAAEITGIRRQNLYLKLKKYGLR, encoded by the coding sequence ATGGAGAAAAGGCCTGTCATATTAGTGGTGGACGACGAGGGATATACGCGCAAGCTCCTGAGCAAGCTCCTCGGCTCGCTCGGTTACGACGTGCTCACGGCCGTCGACGGCCCCGAGGCCCTGAGGAAGTTCGAGGCGTCGGTGGCGGACCTCGTGATGCTCGATCAGAGGATGCCCGGCATGGACGGTCTCACCGTGCTGCGGCGCATAAAGGAGCTCGACCCCGCCGTGGCGGTCATCATGATGACCGGCTACGGCACGGTCGAGGAGGCGGTCAAGGCCATGAAGCTCGGGGCCTACGACTACCTGGCCAAACCCTTCGACAACGTTGACGAAGTCGAGCTCACGGTCAAGCGGGCCCTGAAGGACAAGTTCCTCTCCGACGAGAACCGATACCTCAAGGAGAGACTCGACGAGAGCCTCTCCTTCGACGCCGTCGTGGGCCGCAGCAAGGCGATGCGGCGCATAATCGACCTCATAAAGAAGGTCGCGCCCCTTGACTCCACCGTCCTGCTCCACGGTGAGACCGGCACCGGCAAGGAGCTCATCGCCCAGACCATCCACCAGAACAGCCCGCGCGCCTCCCGCAGGTTCGTGGCCGTCAACTGCGGCTCCCTCTCGGAGAGCCTCCTCGAAAGCACGCTCTTCGGCTACGAGAAGGGCGCCTTTACGGGCGCCGTGAAGACGACGACCGGCTACTTCGAGGCCGCCGACGGCGGCACGCTCTTCCTCGACGAGATAACGGGCACGAGTCTCAAGCTCCAGACAAGCCTTCTGCGGGTGCTCCAGGAGCGCGAGTTCACGCGCCTGGGCGATACGGTGCGCCGCAAGACCGACTTCAGGCTCATAACGGCGGCCAACGTGCCCATGGAGGAGGAGATAGCGGCCGGCCGCTTCCGCGAGGACCTCTACTACCGTATCAACGTCATCCCCATCGAGATACCGCCGCTGCGCGAGCGCCGCGAGGACATCGCCCTTCTGGCCCGCTACTTCCTCGACCGCTTCAGGGAGAAGCTCGGCAAGGACGTGGGACCGTTCACGGCCGGGGCGCTGGCCGCCATGGAGGCCTACGAGTGGAGGGGCAACGTGAGGGAGCTCGAGAACATGGTGGAGCGGGTGGTGGCCCTCAAGGGCTCCGGTCCCATCGACGCGGCCGACCTGCCGCCCCATGTGACCGGACGCGGCGGCGCCCAGGACGCGGCGGCGCCTGAGAGCTACTCGGCCATGCCCTTCCAGGAGGCCAAGGAGACCTTCGAACGCCTCTACATCGAGGACGTCTTGAAGAGGGTGGACGGCAACGTGTCGAAGGCCGCCGAAATTACGGGCATACGGCGCCAGAACCTCTACCTCAAGCTCAAGAAGTACGGCTTGCGATGA
- a CDS encoding peptidylprolyl isomerase, with protein MAQAKTGDTVSVHYTGTLDDGTVFDSSHERDPLRFTLGNGEVIQGFEDAVLGMEEGETRTRRIACDDAYGPRIEDLVFRVDKSKLPPDLDPEVGQFLQVSQEDGRTISVRVTEVTDADIALDANHPLAGKDLTFEIRLVSVL; from the coding sequence ATGGCGCAGGCAAAGACAGGAGACACCGTGAGCGTCCACTATACGGGCACGCTTGACGACGGGACCGTCTTCGACTCGTCCCACGAGAGGGACCCCCTCAGGTTCACGCTCGGCAACGGGGAGGTCATCCAGGGGTTCGAGGACGCCGTGCTCGGCATGGAAGAGGGCGAGACGCGCACGCGCAGGATCGCCTGCGACGACGCCTACGGTCCACGCATAGAAGACCTCGTCTTCAGGGTCGACAAGAGCAAGCTTCCGCCCGATCTCGACCCGGAGGTCGGACAGTTCCTGCAGGTCTCGCAGGAAGACGGCAGAACCATAAGCGTGCGCGTCACCGAGGTGACGGACGCAGACATCGCGCTCGACGCCAACCACCCGCTGGCGGGCAAGGACCTGACCTTCGAGATACGCCTCGTCTCGGTGCTCTGA
- a CDS encoding PAS domain-containing protein, whose product MIGRLNIMQKFSILSLLWVVFFVVLAGAVLSHYLERNMLERDGAITTDFVRFIVRQRLSARDFHYPVPSEERFSGVFREIESIPEIVDVRAYDTEGIVVWAGLDALVGRSFKRKRGLERALRGEMAVELTARRDRDESYLEGHGTLVEIFIPVIENGELVGAVSAYKSSATFFRNLERARRTVWLMSAAGGVLFYVSFFSLFYRSYRLQRRMDEGLRRLNSELSALNAVAATVSRSLDVEELLDLALRKVVELAGARGGWAALGADGGFVVASSAGEVDAAARLRALSSEGVFTAAASAGGAGATPRLFRDSSWCSVCVPLVSRDRVLGFLELVHPPGRAADLERRLSMLASIGGRIGVALENALLYKDLKEFNVVLERTVEERTRELRRSRDEIKAVFDAVTDIIIVRDMECSVVMANRAAATHFGPEPVVGRKCHALFKGEDRPCAECAASARLFYDRGARSLELTNAATGEVYSLSLFPVFDDTGAVRAVIEYAKVVTEQKRMEEKVIQLDKLTSLGGLVGEIAHQINNPLVGVVNYAQMALKQVEPESPVREELETIVRAGKECRDIIKKLLDFSRPASFDLHLLDCNALLDETLRMFERQLSLAKRNIEVVKEYSPGLPPVRVDRTLMIQVFFNIINNAREAMGGGGTIRLATALVDGWLEVTIADTGPGMDEEALQYIFSPFYTTKRASGGTGLGLSVVSNIVSRHKGKVWAESRPGRGTVFRIRLPVELEAC is encoded by the coding sequence ATGATCGGGCGGCTCAACATCATGCAGAAGTTCTCCATCCTGAGCCTGCTCTGGGTGGTCTTCTTCGTCGTCCTCGCCGGCGCCGTCCTCTCCCACTACCTCGAAAGGAACATGCTCGAGCGCGACGGCGCAATCACCACCGATTTCGTCAGGTTCATCGTCCGCCAGAGGCTCTCGGCCCGTGACTTCCACTATCCCGTGCCCAGCGAGGAGCGTTTTTCCGGCGTCTTCCGCGAGATCGAGAGCATACCGGAGATAGTGGACGTCCGGGCCTACGACACCGAGGGGATCGTGGTCTGGGCCGGGCTCGACGCCCTGGTGGGAAGGAGCTTCAAGCGCAAGCGGGGGCTCGAGCGGGCCCTTCGCGGCGAGATGGCCGTGGAGCTCACGGCCCGGCGCGACCGCGACGAGTCGTACCTGGAGGGCCACGGCACTCTCGTCGAGATCTTCATACCCGTAATCGAGAACGGCGAGCTCGTCGGCGCCGTCTCGGCCTACAAGAGCTCGGCGACCTTCTTCCGCAACCTCGAAAGGGCGCGAAGGACGGTCTGGCTCATGAGCGCAGCGGGGGGCGTGCTCTTCTACGTCTCCTTCTTCAGCCTCTTCTACCGCTCCTACCGGCTTCAGCGGCGCATGGACGAGGGCCTGCGCAGGCTCAACAGCGAGCTGTCGGCACTCAACGCCGTGGCCGCCACGGTGAGCCGTTCGCTGGACGTGGAGGAGCTGCTCGATCTGGCGCTCCGCAAGGTGGTGGAGCTTGCGGGAGCGCGGGGCGGATGGGCGGCGCTCGGCGCGGACGGCGGCTTTGTCGTGGCCTCGTCGGCCGGTGAGGTCGACGCCGCCGCAAGGCTCCGCGCCCTGTCGTCGGAGGGGGTCTTCACGGCGGCCGCAAGCGCCGGCGGGGCCGGGGCGACGCCGCGTCTCTTCCGGGACAGCTCATGGTGCTCGGTCTGCGTGCCCCTTGTATCGAGGGACCGCGTGCTCGGCTTCCTGGAGCTCGTCCATCCGCCCGGGCGCGCGGCCGACCTCGAACGCCGCCTCTCCATGCTCGCCTCCATCGGCGGCCGCATAGGCGTGGCCCTGGAGAACGCGCTGCTCTACAAGGACCTCAAGGAGTTCAACGTCGTCCTCGAGCGCACCGTCGAGGAGCGCACACGGGAGCTTCGCCGAAGCCGCGACGAGATAAAGGCCGTCTTCGACGCCGTCACCGACATCATCATCGTCCGCGACATGGAGTGCAGCGTCGTCATGGCCAACAGGGCCGCGGCCACGCACTTCGGTCCCGAGCCGGTGGTGGGACGCAAGTGCCATGCGCTCTTCAAGGGCGAGGACAGGCCCTGCGCCGAGTGCGCCGCGTCCGCAAGGCTCTTCTACGACAGGGGGGCGCGCTCGCTGGAGCTCACCAATGCCGCTACCGGCGAGGTCTACAGCCTCTCCCTCTTCCCCGTCTTCGACGACACCGGCGCCGTGAGGGCCGTCATCGAGTACGCCAAGGTGGTGACCGAGCAGAAGAGGATGGAGGAGAAGGTCATACAGCTCGACAAGCTCACGAGCCTGGGCGGCCTCGTCGGCGAGATCGCCCACCAGATAAACAACCCCCTGGTGGGCGTGGTCAACTACGCCCAGATGGCGCTCAAGCAGGTGGAGCCCGAAAGCCCGGTGCGCGAGGAACTGGAGACCATAGTGAGGGCCGGCAAGGAGTGCCGCGACATCATAAAAAAGCTCCTCGACTTCTCGAGGCCCGCAAGCTTCGACCTCCACCTCCTCGACTGCAACGCCCTGCTCGACGAGACGCTTCGCATGTTCGAGAGACAGTTGAGCCTTGCAAAACGGAACATAGAGGTCGTCAAGGAGTACTCCCCCGGCCTCCCGCCCGTGCGCGTGGACAGGACCCTCATGATACAGGTATTCTTCAATATCATAAACAACGCCCGCGAGGCCATGGGCGGGGGCGGCACCATAAGGCTCGCAACGGCGCTCGTCGACGGGTGGCTGGAGGTGACCATAGCCGACACCGGTCCCGGCATGGACGAGGAGGCCCTCCAGTACATATTCTCGCCCTTCTACACCACCAAGCGGGCGAGCGGAGGCACGGGCCTGGGGCTGAGCGTGGTCTCCAACATCGTCTCGCGGCACAAGGGCAAGGTGTGGGCCGAGAGCAGGCCGGGCCGCGGCACGGTCTTTCGCATACGACTGCCCGTAGAACTCGAAGCCTGCTGA